CCGTCGCGACGCCGCGCGCCGCGAGGGCCTCGTGGAAGTTGCACGCCCGCGCGGTGCGCAGCGCAAGGAAACCGCCCACCGTCTCGAGCGGCGTATTTCGGTCGCGGTCGATCAGTCCCGGGTCCAGGTCGAGCGCATCGAAACCCGCGGCCAGCCGGTCCACCTGATGCCGGCTCACTCCGCGCAGAAACTCCGGCGTCAGCCCCTGTTCGCGGAAGAAGTCGAACACCTCGGCCGCCCGGTAGTGGCTCGTCGGATCGTAGGTGCTGCCCGCGAACCGTTCAGCTCCGGGTCCGTACCCCACCCGCCCTTCTTCCTCTCCCCCGTGCAGCGCGGAGAACTCCGCGAACCACCCGGTGACGGCGGGGCGCAGCCGGCAGTCCGGAGGTACCCGGAGGAAGCAGTTCCCCTCGCCGAGCTGGCAGTACTTGTACCCGCCCCCCACCACGAACGCGCGTCCGAGTCCGAGGCTCGAGAGATCGAAGGGGATCGCGTTCAGCGCGTGGTAGGCGTCCACGAGGAGGTGGCACCCCACCTGTTCGCAGCGTTCCGCCACGCGGTCCAGCCCGCCGACGATCCGGGCGTCGCGGTAGAGGACGGCGGAGACCAGCACGCCCGCCGTCTTGTCGTCCGTCGCGAGACCGAGCCGCTCGGAGAGCGAGTCGATCGGGTCCACGGGCACGCGGACGATGGTGAGTCCCTCCTCCTCCAGCCGGTCGAGCTGGCGCCGGATGGAGTGGAACTCCCCCCCCGTCGTCACGAGGCGGGGCCGCGTGCGCAGGGGCAGGGCGGAGAGAAAGCGCACCACAAGTTCGTGCGTGTTCGAGCCCAGCGCGACGTCCCCGTCGTCCGGGCGCCCCGGGCGTCCGAGGAGTTCGGCGTACCCGGCGCGGACCCGGTTCCCCCGGGCGAACGCCTCCTCCCACTTCCCGTCCACGAGGCGGGCGGCGTCCTCCCAGGCCCGGAGCTGTCCCTCGAACCCGCGGTCGGGCCACGCCTGGTGCGAATGTCCGGTGAGGAGCAGCCGCTCCGCGACCCGGAAGCGCGAGTAGAACGGGGCCAGCGCGTTCGGCTCCCGGTAAAGGTCCTCCGGCGCGAAGCCGGTCACGGGAAACTGGTCACAGGTCGGTGCGGATCGCCCACAGGTCGGGAAACACCGGGCGGTTCAGCGACTTCCTGAGGTAGGCGGCGCCCCCTGTCTGACCGGTGCCGGGCCGCGCCCCGATCGTGCGCTCCACCATCTTCACATGCCGGTAGCGCCATTCCTGGAGCCCCTCGTCGAGGTCCACGAACCGCTCGCACAACTGGACGAGCTGCGGATCCTCCCGGTAGAGCCGGATGAGGGCCGCCCGCACGCCCGCGGAGGGTTCGGTCGGCGCCGTGACCTCCCGCTCGAGGTCTTCCGCCGGGATCGCGTAGCCGCGCGCGTGGAGGAACCGAAGAAAGGCGGCCCACAGCGACGGTTCCTCGTAGCGGGAGGCGAGCCGCAGGCGCGCGTCGCTCCCTTCCGGGTATCGATCGAATACGTCCGTCCGCTTGTGGCCGAGGATGAACTCGAGTTCGCGGAACTGGTACGATTGCAGGCCGCTCGCCTCCTCCAGCCGTTGCCGGAAGGCGAGGAACTCCAGCGGTCGCATCGTCTCCAGGATGTCCAGCTGGGCGACCTGGACCTTCAGGATCGTGAGGATGCGTTCCATCGTATGCAGGAGCCGCGGCATGTCGTCCGCGCCCATGCGGTCGCGCGCGAACTCGAGCTCGTGCAGGAGCTGCTTGAACCACAGCTCGTACACCTGGTGGATGATGATGAACAGCATTTCATCATGTTCCGGGTTCCCGCCCTCGCCCGATTGCTCTTCCTGGAGCGACAGCAACTCGTCGAGGTGCAGGTATCCGGAATAGGTCAGGTATTTGCCGTGCGCCATCAATCTCCTCCGGCGGCCGTTCCCCGGGAGGCCCGCGTCAGTACCCCCATTCGAATCTCGGCGTATAGCCGTCCAGCGACGAATACTGCGGCGGCCACGGGATCGGCGCCCCCGAAGCGTAGGCGGCGTGCCGGGTCCAGTATGGGTCCCAGAGGTGCGCGCGGGCGAGACAGCAGAGGTCCGCGCGCCCCGCCGCGAGGATCGTGTTCACGTCCATGAAGGACGAGATGTTGCCCACGGCCATGGTCGCGATCCCCGCCTCGTGCCGGATGCGGTCCGAGAACGGCGTCTGGTACTGGCGGCCGTAAACCGGCTCCTGCCAGGGGACGGTCTGGCCCGCCGAGACATCGACGATGTCCACGCCCGCCTCCTTCAAGCGTCGCGCGATCTCGACGGCGCCGTCGGCGCTCATCCCGCCCTCCGCCCAGTCCACCGCGGAGATTCGGACTGAAATCGGCTTCTCCGGCGGCCACGCCGATCGCACCGCCGCGAGCACCTCGAGCGGGAACCGCAGCCGTCCATCCACGTCGCCCCCGTACTCGTCCTCACGGAGGTTCGTGAGGGGAGAGATGAAGCTGGCCAGCAGGTAGCCGTGCGCGAAGTGGATCTCCAGCAGGTCGAACCCCGCCTCCTCCGACATCTCCGCCGCGCGGCGGAACTCGTCGGTCACCCGGTCCATGTCTCGCCGCGTCATCTCGCGCGGCACCGGGCTGTGTTCGAACCAGGGCACGGGAGAGGCGGCCATGATCGGCCAGCCGCCCTCCTCGAGCGGTTCGTTGTCGCCCTCCCAGGACAGGTGCGTGGAAGCCTTCCGGCCCGCGTGGCCCAGCTGCATCCCGATCGCCGCTTCGGAGTGGCGATGCACGAAATCGACGATCCGCTTCCACGCGCCCACATGCGCGGGAGCGTACATCCCCGTGCAGCCCAGCGAGATACGGCCTTCCCTACTCACGTCCGTCATCTCCGACATCACGAGTCCGGCTCCGCCGATCGCCCGGCTGCCGAGGTTCACCAGGTGCCAGTCATCCGGCGTCCCCTCGTCCGCGGAATACTGGCACATGGCCGAGACGACGACCCGATTCTTCAGTTCGAGCTCCCGCAGCCGGAACGGGGCGAGGAGAGGGGGCGGAGCCTGGCCGCGCCCGACGCTCTCGAGGGGAGATGTTCCGGCCGCCGCGGCTGCATCCGCTGTGGCTGCATCCGCTGTGGCGGCATCCGCCGCGGCCCGCTCCGCGAACCGGCGGTCGACGCGCGCGGTGAACTCGGGGTCGCGCAGGGCGAGGTTGGAGTGGGTGATGCGGAGGCTGCGCGTGATGAGGTTGAAGGCGAACTGCACGGGTTCCGTCTCCAGGAAACGCTCGGTGCCCTCGAACCACTCGAGACTGGCCTGGGCCGCCCTCTGCGCGCTCTCGACCTCGGGCCGGCGCGCCGTCTCGTAGGCCTCCAGCGCGGGAGCCACCGCGAGATCGTGCGCGAGGAGCGATTCGTGAAGCGAAATCGCGTCGATCATCGCCAGCCGCGTGCCCGACCCGATGGAGAAGTGGGCCGAGTGCGCGGCGTCGCCGACGAGCACGATGTGGCCGTGCCGCCACGACCGGTTCCGGACGGTCGGGAAGCCCCGCCAGATCGAGCGGTTTGCGATGAGCCGGTGGGAGTCCAGTTCCTCGCGGAACGCATCCTCGAGAAAGGAGACGGTCTCCTCTTCGGAGGCGGCGTCCATGCCGGCGGCGCGCCACGTGGCCTCGGTCGCCTCGACGATGAAGGTGGAGACGGCTTCTCCGTCCGCGCCATCGGGCCTGTACTGATATGCGTGCACCCGCCACAGGCCGTGTTCGGTCTCCCGAAAATAAAACGTGAAGGCGGGGAAGGGCTTCGTCGTGCCGAGCCACACGAACCGGTTCGGACGGAGATCGACGCGGGGGCCGAACGCGTCGGCGTATCGATCCCGCATGCGGCTGTTCACTCCATCGGCGGCGAGCACGAGGTCGGCGCCGGCGTACGCCTCCTCCGACCCGACTTCCACGCCGCACCGCAGATCGACGCCGAGTTCGCGCGCCCGCGACTCCAGGACCTCGAGGAGCGTGGTGCGGGCCAGGCCGCTGAACCCGT
This is a stretch of genomic DNA from Candidatus Palauibacter australiensis. It encodes these proteins:
- a CDS encoding kynureninase, with amino-acid sequence MTGFAPEDLYREPNALAPFYSRFRVAERLLLTGHSHQAWPDRGFEGQLRAWEDAARLVDGKWEEAFARGNRVRAGYAELLGRPGRPDDGDVALGSNTHELVVRFLSALPLRTRPRLVTTGGEFHSIRRQLDRLEEEGLTIVRVPVDPIDSLSERLGLATDDKTAGVLVSAVLYRDARIVGGLDRVAERCEQVGCHLLVDAYHALNAIPFDLSSLGLGRAFVVGGGYKYCQLGEGNCFLRVPPDCRLRPAVTGWFAEFSALHGGEEEGRVGYGPGAERFAGSTYDPTSHYRAAEVFDFFREQGLTPEFLRGVSRHQVDRLAAGFDALDLDPGLIDRDRNTPLETVGGFLALRTARACNFHEALAARGVATDYRDNLLRFGPAPYLSDRQLDDTLAALGESSGLL
- a CDS encoding tryptophan 2,3-dioxygenase family protein, whose translation is MAHGKYLTYSGYLHLDELLSLQEEQSGEGGNPEHDEMLFIIIHQVYELWFKQLLHELEFARDRMGADDMPRLLHTMERILTILKVQVAQLDILETMRPLEFLAFRQRLEEASGLQSYQFRELEFILGHKRTDVFDRYPEGSDARLRLASRYEEPSLWAAFLRFLHARGYAIPAEDLEREVTAPTEPSAGVRAALIRLYREDPQLVQLCERFVDLDEGLQEWRYRHVKMVERTIGARPGTGQTGGAAYLRKSLNRPVFPDLWAIRTDL
- a CDS encoding bifunctional salicylyl-CoA 5-hydroxylase/oxidoreductase is translated as MRIVCVGGGPAGLYFAILMKRSDPAHDVIVLERNRPGDTYGFGVVFSDATLEELAAADLESYEAITRSFHHWDDIDIHYRGHRLTSTGHGFSGLARTTLLEVLESRARELGVDLRCGVEVGSEEAYAGADLVLAADGVNSRMRDRYADAFGPRVDLRPNRFVWLGTTKPFPAFTFYFRETEHGLWRVHAYQYRPDGADGEAVSTFIVEATEATWRAAGMDAASEEETVSFLEDAFREELDSHRLIANRSIWRGFPTVRNRSWRHGHIVLVGDAAHSAHFSIGSGTRLAMIDAISLHESLLAHDLAVAPALEAYETARRPEVESAQRAAQASLEWFEGTERFLETEPVQFAFNLITRSLRITHSNLALRDPEFTARVDRRFAERAAADAATADAATADAAAAAGTSPLESVGRGQAPPPLLAPFRLRELELKNRVVVSAMCQYSADEGTPDDWHLVNLGSRAIGGAGLVMSEMTDVSREGRISLGCTGMYAPAHVGAWKRIVDFVHRHSEAAIGMQLGHAGRKASTHLSWEGDNEPLEEGGWPIMAASPVPWFEHSPVPREMTRRDMDRVTDEFRRAAEMSEEAGFDLLEIHFAHGYLLASFISPLTNLREDEYGGDVDGRLRFPLEVLAAVRSAWPPEKPISVRISAVDWAEGGMSADGAVEIARRLKEAGVDIVDVSAGQTVPWQEPVYGRQYQTPFSDRIRHEAGIATMAVGNISSFMDVNTILAAGRADLCCLARAHLWDPYWTRHAAYASGAPIPWPPQYSSLDGYTPRFEWGY